The Hevea brasiliensis isolate MT/VB/25A 57/8 chromosome 1, ASM3005281v1, whole genome shotgun sequence genome has a window encoding:
- the LOC110653452 gene encoding glucose-1-phosphate adenylyltransferase large subunit 1 isoform X1: MDCCSVALKANTHVAKASKDGFKSGDKEFWGERMRGSLNNSVWSNQTTRSLRARRNVSKVKPGVAYAVLTSNNHKDVVTLQPPSSERRKVDPKNVASIILGGGAGTQLFPLTRRAATPAVPVGGCYKLIDIPMSNCINSGINKIFVLTQFNSASLNRHLARTYFGNGINFGDGFVEVLAATQTPGEAGKQWFQGTADAVRQFIWVFEDAKNRNVENILILSGDQLYRMDYMDFVQHHVDSNADITISCAAVSESRASDYGLVKIDNRGRIVHFAEKPSGAELRSMQADTTHLGLSPQDALKFPYIASMGVYVFRTEILLKLLRWRYPTSNDFGSEIIPAAVMEHNVQAYIFRDYWEDVGTIKTFYEANLAFTEDPPEFEFYDPKTPFYTSPQFLPPTKIDKCRIIDAIISHGCFLRECTIHHSVVGERSRLDYGVELKDTLMLGADYYQTEAEIASLLAEGKVPIGVGRNTKIKNCIIDKNAKIGKNVVIENKDGVQEADKPEEGFYIRSGITIILDKATIEDGTVI, translated from the exons ATGGATTGTTGCAGTGTGGCTTTAAAAGCCAATACCCATGTGGCGAAAGCTAGCAAAGATGGTTTCAAGAGTGGAGATAAGGAGTTTTGGGGTGAAAGGATGAGGGGGAGTCTAAATAACAGTGTTTGGTCCAATCAGACGACAAGAAGCTTAAGAGCTAGAAGGAATGTTAGTAAGGTTAAACCTGGTGTTGCTTATGCTGTTTTAACATCAAATAATCACAAGGATGTTGTG ACCTTACAACCACCAAGTTCTGAGAGACGAAAAGTGGACCCAAAAAATGTAGCATCCATCATATTGGGAGGAGGTGCAGGGACTCAATTGTTTCCTCTTACAAGAAGGGCAGCAACACCAGCT GTACCAGTGGGAGGATGCTATAAGCTAATAGACATCCCAATGAGCAACTGCATCAACAGTGGCATTAACAAGATATTTGTACTGACCCAATTCAACTCTGCTTCCCTTAATCGACACCTTGCACGCACATACTTTGGAAATGGTATCAACTTTGGAGACGGATTTGTGGAG GTACTAGCAGCGACTCAAACACCTGGAGAAGCAGGAAAGCAGTGGTTCCAAGGAACAGCAGATGCTGTGAGGCAATTTATTTGGGTTTTTGAG GATGCCAAGAACAGGAATGTTGAGAATATACTGATCTTGTCTGGAGATCAACTTTACCGAATGGATTATATGGACTTTGTGCAG CATCATGTTGACAGCAATGCTGATATCACAATTTCATGTGCTGCAGTCAGTGAGAG CCGTGCATCTGATTATGGTTTGGTGAAGATAGACAACAGGGGACGAATTGTCCATTTTGCTGAAAAACCAAGTGGTGCTGAACTGAGATCAATG CAAGCAGATACCACTCATCTAGGATTGTCTCCGCAAGATGCCCTGAAATTCCCCTATATTGCATCAATGGGAGTCTATGTGTTTAGGACTGAGATTCTGCTGAAGCTTTTAAGGTGGAGATATCCTACATCGAACGACTTTGGATCTGAAATCATTCCTGCAGCAGTTATGGAGCACAATGTCCAA GCATATATTTTTAGAGACTATTGGGAAGATGTAGGAACAATAAAGACATTCTATGAAGCTAACTTGGCTTTCACTGAAGAC CCTCCAGAGTTCGAGTTTTATGACCCAAAGACACCCTTCTACACATCTCCTCAATTCCTACCACCAACCAAAATTGATAAATGCCGG ATTATAGATGCAATAATATCTCATGGATGCTTCTTGAGAGAATGTACTATCCACCACTCTGTGGTTGGTGAACGCTCACGTTTAGATTATGGTGTCGAGCTAAAG GACACTCTGATGTTGGGTGCTGACTACTACCAAACTGAAGCTGAGATCGCATCTCTTCTAGCAGAGGGGAAGGTACCCATTGGTGTTGGAAGGAACACAAAGATCAA GAACTGCATAATTGACAAGAACGCGAAGATAGGAAAAAATGTGGTCATTGAAAACAAAGAT GGCGTGCAAGAAGCAGATAAGCCAGAAGAAGGATTTTACATTCGGTCTGGAATCACAATTATATTGGATAAGGCAACAATAGAGGATGGCACAGTGATATAA
- the LOC110653452 gene encoding glucose-1-phosphate adenylyltransferase large subunit 1 isoform X2 codes for MDCCSVALKANTHVAKASKDGFKSGDKEFWGERMRGSLNNSVWSNQTTRSLRARRNVSKVKPGVAYAVLTSNNHKDVVTLQPPSSERRKVDPKNVASIILGGGAGTQLFPLTRRAATPAVPVGGCYKLIDIPMSNCINSGINKIFVLTQFNSASLNRHLARTYFGNGINFGDGFVEVLAATQTPGEAGKQWFQGTADAVRQFIWVFEDAKNRNVENILILSGDQLYRMDYMDFVQHHVDSNADITISCAAVSESRASDYGLVKIDNRGRIVHFAEKPSGAELRSMQADTTHLGLSPQDALKFPYIASMGVYVFRTEILLKLLRWRYPTSNDFGSEIIPAAVMEHNVQPPEFEFYDPKTPFYTSPQFLPPTKIDKCRIIDAIISHGCFLRECTIHHSVVGERSRLDYGVELKDTLMLGADYYQTEAEIASLLAEGKVPIGVGRNTKIKNCIIDKNAKIGKNVVIENKDGVQEADKPEEGFYIRSGITIILDKATIEDGTVI; via the exons ATGGATTGTTGCAGTGTGGCTTTAAAAGCCAATACCCATGTGGCGAAAGCTAGCAAAGATGGTTTCAAGAGTGGAGATAAGGAGTTTTGGGGTGAAAGGATGAGGGGGAGTCTAAATAACAGTGTTTGGTCCAATCAGACGACAAGAAGCTTAAGAGCTAGAAGGAATGTTAGTAAGGTTAAACCTGGTGTTGCTTATGCTGTTTTAACATCAAATAATCACAAGGATGTTGTG ACCTTACAACCACCAAGTTCTGAGAGACGAAAAGTGGACCCAAAAAATGTAGCATCCATCATATTGGGAGGAGGTGCAGGGACTCAATTGTTTCCTCTTACAAGAAGGGCAGCAACACCAGCT GTACCAGTGGGAGGATGCTATAAGCTAATAGACATCCCAATGAGCAACTGCATCAACAGTGGCATTAACAAGATATTTGTACTGACCCAATTCAACTCTGCTTCCCTTAATCGACACCTTGCACGCACATACTTTGGAAATGGTATCAACTTTGGAGACGGATTTGTGGAG GTACTAGCAGCGACTCAAACACCTGGAGAAGCAGGAAAGCAGTGGTTCCAAGGAACAGCAGATGCTGTGAGGCAATTTATTTGGGTTTTTGAG GATGCCAAGAACAGGAATGTTGAGAATATACTGATCTTGTCTGGAGATCAACTTTACCGAATGGATTATATGGACTTTGTGCAG CATCATGTTGACAGCAATGCTGATATCACAATTTCATGTGCTGCAGTCAGTGAGAG CCGTGCATCTGATTATGGTTTGGTGAAGATAGACAACAGGGGACGAATTGTCCATTTTGCTGAAAAACCAAGTGGTGCTGAACTGAGATCAATG CAAGCAGATACCACTCATCTAGGATTGTCTCCGCAAGATGCCCTGAAATTCCCCTATATTGCATCAATGGGAGTCTATGTGTTTAGGACTGAGATTCTGCTGAAGCTTTTAAGGTGGAGATATCCTACATCGAACGACTTTGGATCTGAAATCATTCCTGCAGCAGTTATGGAGCACAATGTCCAA CCTCCAGAGTTCGAGTTTTATGACCCAAAGACACCCTTCTACACATCTCCTCAATTCCTACCACCAACCAAAATTGATAAATGCCGG ATTATAGATGCAATAATATCTCATGGATGCTTCTTGAGAGAATGTACTATCCACCACTCTGTGGTTGGTGAACGCTCACGTTTAGATTATGGTGTCGAGCTAAAG GACACTCTGATGTTGGGTGCTGACTACTACCAAACTGAAGCTGAGATCGCATCTCTTCTAGCAGAGGGGAAGGTACCCATTGGTGTTGGAAGGAACACAAAGATCAA GAACTGCATAATTGACAAGAACGCGAAGATAGGAAAAAATGTGGTCATTGAAAACAAAGAT GGCGTGCAAGAAGCAGATAAGCCAGAAGAAGGATTTTACATTCGGTCTGGAATCACAATTATATTGGATAAGGCAACAATAGAGGATGGCACAGTGATATAA